The Acidobacteriota bacterium genome contains the following window.
GAGGCCAGGGGGGCGAGAGCGGTAGTCTCGTCGAGCGGGTCGCCGGGCCGGCGCTGCTCGACCCGGGCGCGGAATCGCTCGAGGAAGGCCTCGGCAACGGCCTCGACCAGGATGAAGCTTGGCCGCGATGCGACGCTGTCCCGCGCCGAGAAAGCGCGAGATCACTTCCTGCTCGGCGGCCCTCGTGGGGCGACGGCGAGGGGCCGATTCCCGACCCGCGGAACGACCGGAACCTGTCGAGCCTTGATCCTGAGATCGTTCGTTTTGCCCCGGTTGGTGCCCATTGAGAATGTCGTGCGCGCTCTGTCCCTCCCCCCCCCCCCACCGCTGGAAGCGCGGAGCTTTTACCTTGACCCTCGGGTGACCCTCGGGGCATAGCGCCGTACCTGATGGCGGAGATGCTGATTGCGACTCAGATTCTGGTTACGGGCCTGGCCGCCGCCGGTTGGTGGTGGTGGACCCGCCGCGCCACGGAGGTGACTCCGGAAGGAATCTGATCGCCGCACATCCGCCGATTCCGGCCGCGCCCACCTCCAGCGAGGTGGGTTTTCGTGTGTAGGGGCGTCTCGCCCCGCCGCCCCGGACCGGAAGAGACGACCGTCGCCGCCCGGTGGTATGGGTTCTCCTGGGCCTTAGTCGTGGTCCTCGTGGTCTCCCCTGTAGGCGGGGGCTGGAGAGCCCTCGCCGGGAGAGGTGTAGGCGCTCGCGGCGCCGTGTTCGTAGACAAGGCTGCCGCCCGCCTCGCCGGTTCGATAGCCCAGCCCGAAGACGACGAGGGTTCCGATCGTCGCCGCCACCGCGAGCGCCAGCGATGCTCCCTCTCTCCTGAGGATGGCCGCGCCGACGAAGAGGAGGAGGACCGCGGCGCTCGTCCATACGAACGCCTCCGCCGCCTCCTCGTGGGCCTCGAGGACCGACTCACCGACGATGGGCTCGACCTTCCCTTCTTCTGCCTCGCCCGTCCTCATGGCGACGAACCCGCTGAGGACGAGCATGGTTTGCAAGGCGACCGCTACCAGCCAGGCCCTCTTCGGGAGGAAGCTCCTCCACCAGGCGAGCGCCAGAGAAGCCGCGATCAGCGGCATGAGAACGCCCAGGGCGATGGGCAGATGGACGACCTTCGGGTGAAAGATGAGGCTCTCCATGGCATGCTCCGTGAAAGGTGGGAGTCGTTGGTCCGATGCTAGCGCATTGTGCCCACAGTTGGGGTGAGAGGCCACCCTCCTTTTGCGAACTCCATGGAAAACATAGGGTTACGAGGTCGAAACGACACGGATGGGAGACGGGGCCCCCTCTGGCTGGCGCTCCTCTTCGCGGTCCTCGCAGGGGTCGATCTGTTCTCGGACATACGTGAGGGTACAAACCTTCGGCACGTGATCATCGAGGGGTTCATCGCTTTGACCGGTCTCGCAGCCCTGTCTGCCGAAGGGCTGTCGCCGTGGCGCGGTGTTTTGTCGAGCATCGCGCGCCCCGTGGCGGTGCGGGAGGAGAGAAGGTGGTCCCCGGAAAGGTCGTCGAGAAGGTGGATGAGCTGATCTGCTGTGGATCCCGGCCACTCCACCTCACGGACCCACGAGGTGGCGCTGGATATCTAGCGCTGCTCCGCAGCTTCCTGTCAGCGGCGCAGCGTCCTCCCGGACGTGATCCGGCCGTCTCGGCCGGCAACAGCCCGGCTCCACTCCCAGGCGACCTCGACCCCCTCTCTGGCGACATGCGCGACCGCCTCTACAACGGAGGTTATGGTGGCTTTTCCCCGCCATGCCTCCGCGGGCCAAAGGGACTGGGTCGACGAATTGCAGGAAATCACCCGGCAAATGGGAAGATCGGCGAACCGGCTCCTGTTTCTCTCGGCCGGCGATCTACGCATCCGGACTTTCTTCGAGCCCTCGCCGTGAGCGAGCCCTTTCGCCTGGGTGATGGCGGGCCCTCGGCGCTCAGCGAATCCAGACGGTCTTGATGTTGACGAACTCGCGGATCCCCTCGCGGCCCAGCTCGCGGCCGTAGCCGGAGAGCTTGATGCCTCCGAAGGGCAGGCGGGGGTCGGACTTGACCATGCCGTTGACGAAGGCGGCGCCGGCCTCCATCTGCAGGGCGAAGCGTTCGGCGCGGGCGGTGTCGCCGCTGAACACCGCGGCGCCCAGGCCGAAGGGGGTGTCGTTGGCCAGGCGCAGGGCGTCGGCCTCGTCGGTGGCGCGCAGCACCACCGCCACCGGGCCGAAGAGTTCCTCCTCGTAGGCTCGCATGCCCGGGCGCACGGCGTCGAGGATCGTCGCGGCGTAGAAGGCGCCGGGGCCGGGCAGGGGCTCACCGCCGCAGAGCACCCGGGCGCCGGCGGCCACCGAATCGAGCACCTGCTGGTGGATCTCGTCCCGCAGATCGTGGCGGGCCAGGGGAGCGAGGGTGGTGGTCTCGTCGAGTGGGTCGCCGGGCCGGAGCTGCTCGACCCGGGAGCGGAAGCGCTCGAGGAAGGCCTCGGCGATGGAGTCCACGAGAATGAATCGCTTGGCCGCGATGCAGCTCTGGCCCGCGTTGAGAAAACGCGAAGTCACCCCCTGCTCGACGGCCAGGTCCAGGTCGGCGTCTTCGAGCACCACGAAGGGGTCCGAGCCTCCCAGCTCGAGCACTGTCTTCTTCAGCGCCCGCCCCGCCGCGGCGGCCACCTGCCGGCCGGCGGGATCGGAGCCGGTGAGGGTCACCGCGCGCACCCGCGGATCGGCGATCACCGGCGCCACTTCCGAGGCGCGGATCATCAGCGTGGTGAACGCTCCGTCGGGAGCGCCGGCGGCCTGCCACACGCGCTCGATTTCCACGGCGCAGCGGGGCACGTTCGACGCGTGCTTGAGCAGGCCCACGTTGCCCGCCACGAGGGCCGGTGCGGCGAAGCGGAAGACCTGCCAGAGGGGGAAATTCCAGGGCATCACCGCCAGCACGGCGCCGAGGGGCTGGAAGACCACGTAGCTGCGGCCCGCATCGCTGGCCACGACCTCCGGCTCGAGGTAGGCCGGCCCGTGCTCGGCGTAGTGCTCGCAGACCCAGGCACACTTGTCCACTTCCGCCCGGGCCTCGTTGATGCACTTGCCCATCTCGAGGCTCATGGTGCGCGCCAGTTCCTCCCGCCGGTCGCGCAGCACACCGGCGGCGCGCGAGACGATTCGGCAGCGGTCCCGGAGCGGCGTGGCGGCCCAGGATCGGGCTGTCTCGGCGGCGGTGTCCAGGGCGCTTTCGACCCGTTCTGCGGGCCAGGTCGCCAGGGTTTCCAGGACATCTCCGGTGGCGGGGTTGATCGACTGCAGGCTCATGGTGGGCAGGACTCCAGGGGGCTCAGAAACGCACGGAGAAAAAGAGACTGTAGTGGAAGGTGCTCGAATCGTACTCGTAAGAATACGTGCTGTCTGCGGCGGGGACACGGTAGAGATTGCGCGCGTACTCCATCTCGGTACCCACGGCGTACTGCCCGCGCATGCCGAAGCGATAGCCCACCTGGGGTTGGCAGATCAGCTTGTGCTCGCCGCCCGGAGCCAGCCAGGTGGGCCCCTTGCTCATCAGGCCGGGATAGAAGTCCGGCCACTGCTCGACGACCTGCCACTCCTGCTTCCAGTAGTCGCAGAAGCCGCGGGTGAAGATCTCGTTCTTGCCCGCCCGCCAGGTCTTGAGCCACTCGACGGTGACCTGCCAGCCGTCCTCGTAGGGCCAGTCGTCGCGCACGGTGGCCAGTTGGGGGTAGCCGAAATAGTCGATGTAGGGAATCTCGTACTCTTCGTGGTAGGTCTTGAACTTCTTGCGCAGCAGGTGGACGTCCAGCACGTCGATCGCGCCGCCGCCGAAGCTGAGCACCGTGCCGAAGAGCCACGCCTGGGGAATGAGCTGGTAGCGGCTGTCGGCCAGGCCGTGGTTGTACTGCACCGTCAGGCCCAGGTCGGTCAGCCAGCGGGGCAGGGTCATGCCGGTGGTCTTGCTCAGGCTGAGGATCGGGGCGACCTCCAGGTAGAGCGTGTCGGTCTCTGTCGAGCGATCGGGCTTGAAGTCCACGTCCAGGTAGTAGTTGAACGAACCCCAGGAGGTGAAGCCATTGCCCCGTAGGGTCATCAGGTAGCTGGCGCCCGATCCGTAGTACCAGTCGGGGTTGCGGTCGAAGACGGCGTGAACCTCCACCTCCCCGGTGCCCGCCGCGGCGAAGGGGAGCACGGTGAGAGCGGTGACGAGGGCGAGTCCGGCCAGGGTCCTGGCGATGGTCATGATGGTTTTTCTCCTTTCTTGTCGGTCGGGCGCGCACGCAGCAACGTGGCGACTTCCAGCGAGCCGCCCACGGCGGAGAGGATCCAGATCGGCAGCAGGCTGCCCAGGGTCAGGTAGAGCAGGGCGACGATGCGGCCGGTCAGGAGCAGAACGTTGAACAGCACGAACAGTCCCCAGACCAGGATCCACCCGGCGATGATCGCCGTCCGTTTCATGCGGGTTTCCTCGCGGGAGTCGCCAGGGAGACGGTGACCAGCACCAGCAGGGACAGGCCCATGCCCACGTGGGCGGCGTGCAGCCCGTGCCACAGGGCGTTGGCCGAACCGGCCTGCAGCCAGGCGCCGATGGCCCAGGCGAAGCTCGATCCCGATCCGGAGACCAGTGCGGCGATGGCGCCGGCCGAGGTGGCCCGCGGCCAGTACCAGGCCGCGAGCACCGGCCAGAACAGTCCGCTGACGGCGATCGTCTGGCCGATGATCCAGAGGGGGACGAGCACCGGAATCCACAGGGCCGCGGCAACGCCGAACAGGCCTGTGGCCAGCACGGCCAGCCGGCCGACGCGCACCGGATGCCGCCGGCTCCACGCCCCGGCGACCCGCTCGAGCAGGTCGCTCTGGAGGATCGTCGCGCCGTTCATCAGGAAGGACGACGCGCAGGAGAGCACTGTCATCAGGAAGGAGACCAGCAGGAAAGCGGCCACCCCTGTGCCCACGTGGTTCTGAATGAAATGCAGGTAGACCAGGTCGGATCCGATGTCGTCCGGCAGGTTCAGCCGATCGCTGCGGACCGCCGCGGCGAGCAGCATGCCCGCCAGGAAGGAGACCGCCGTCCAGGGGGAGGAGACCGAGGCGACCACCAGGGCGTTGCGGGAGGTCTTCTGGTCGCGGGCCATGTAGGCCCACTGGTAGAGCCAGGGATCGACGAAGTAGAACAGGCCCATGGAGATCACCCACACCGACAACAGGGCCGGATCGATGCTCCACACGTCGAGGAAGGACGCCGGCAACTCCCGGGTCAAGGCCGCGCCCGCCTCCCGCAGCGAGCCGTGCAGGCCGATCGCCAGCA
Protein-coding sequences here:
- a CDS encoding NAD-dependent succinate-semialdehyde dehydrogenase, which gives rise to MSLQSINPATGDVLETLATWPAERVESALDTAAETARSWAATPLRDRCRIVSRAAGVLRDRREELARTMSLEMGKCINEARAEVDKCAWVCEHYAEHGPAYLEPEVVASDAGRSYVVFQPLGAVLAVMPWNFPLWQVFRFAAPALVAGNVGLLKHASNVPRCAVEIERVWQAAGAPDGAFTTLMIRASEVAPVIADPRVRAVTLTGSDPAGRQVAAAAGRALKKTVLELGGSDPFVVLEDADLDLAVEQGVTSRFLNAGQSCIAAKRFILVDSIAEAFLERFRSRVEQLRPGDPLDETTTLAPLARHDLRDEIHQQVLDSVAAGARVLCGGEPLPGPGAFYAATILDAVRPGMRAYEEELFGPVAVVLRATDEADALRLANDTPFGLGAAVFSGDTARAERFALQMEAGAAFVNGMVKSDPRLPFGGIKLSGYGRELGREGIREFVNIKTVWIR
- a CDS encoding sodium:solute symporter family protein, producing the protein MGATSPIIFFALAAEPLGAAHRHQVTLIAWVGVLLLLALFGWLGARFSKIESRGEFLLMGRGVGFWLFFGAYTGASIGGASLAGFTGEGYASGISSIWLIVVSSLTVPLFAAFFGPAINRFGRRHGAFTLADFLVWRFGPGMRGPALVLTYLRPAFITGLQFLALGTLLRAAFGLDTASGVLLGAGVVLAYSMLGGQYSAITSQWLQALFQGLGMFLFLVLAIGLHGSLREAGAALTRELPASFLDVWSIDPALLSVWVISMGLFYFVDPWLYQWAYMARDQKTSRNALVVASVSSPWTAVSFLAGMLLAAAVRSDRLNLPDDIGSDLVYLHFIQNHVGTGVAAFLLVSFLMTVLSCASSFLMNGATILQSDLLERVAGAWSRRHPVRVGRLAVLATGLFGVAAALWIPVLVPLWIIGQTIAVSGLFWPVLAAWYWPRATSAGAIAALVSGSGSSFAWAIGAWLQAGSANALWHGLHAAHVGMGLSLLVLVTVSLATPARKPA